One Oryza brachyantha chromosome 3, ObraRS2, whole genome shotgun sequence DNA segment encodes these proteins:
- the LOC102723037 gene encoding uncharacterized protein LOC102723037: protein MMEPVGGGGEEEKKEKEKLCRRCKATYAPSSNTRLSCRFHPSFFVCRRHDDQKRYYQLRHGDPPYAAKFYDCCGAEDPDAAGCTTDFHLSYDDPDA from the coding sequence ATGATGGagcccgtcggcggcggcggcgaggaagagaagaaggagaaggagaagctgTGCCGGCGGTGCAAGGCGACGTACGCGCCGTCGTCCAACACGCGGCTCTCCTGCAGGTTCCACCCCTCCTTCTTCGTCTGCCGCCGCCACGACGACCAGAAGAGGTACTACCAGCTCCGCCACGGCGACCCCCCCTACGCCGCCAAGTTCTACGACTGCTGCGGCGCCGAGgaccccgacgccgccggctgcaCCACCGACTTCCACC
- the LOC102714447 gene encoding probable cytokinin riboside 5'-monophosphate phosphoribohydrolase LOGL5, protein MEREQVSSNKKKKPKPMNKCKKSRFRRVCVFCGSSPGKKASYHLAAVQLAHHLVERGIDLVYGGGSVGLMGLVARAVHGGGGHVLGVVPKSLLPRELIGETPGELKAVAGMHQRKAEMARHSDAFIALPGGYGTLEELLEVIAWAQLRIHHKPVGLLNVDGYYDSLLAFIDKAVHEGFVTPAARHIIVAARTPSELLSKLEDYVPHDASMLEQHQHNCSPNPDMPR, encoded by the exons aTGGAGAGGGAGCAGGTGTCGtccaacaagaagaagaagccgaAGCCGATGAACAAGTGCAAGAAGTCGCGGTTCCGGCGTGTGTGCGTGTTCTGCGGCAGCAGCCCCGGCAAGAAGGCCTCCtaccacctcgccgccgtccagctcGCCCACCACCTC GTGGAGCGCGGCATCGACCTGGtgtacggcggcggcagcgtcggTCTCATGGGcctcgtcgcccgcgccgtccacggcggcggcggccacgtccTCGGTGTCGTCCCCAAGTCGCTTCTGCCTCGCGAGCTCATCGGCGAGACGCCCGGCGAGCTCAAGGCGGTGGCCGGCATGCACCAGCGCAAGGCCGAGATGGCCCGCCACTCCGACGCCTTCATCGCCCTGCCCGGCGGCTACGGCACGCTGGAGGAGCTCCTCGAGGTCATCGCCTGGGCGCAGCTCCGCATCCACCACAAGCCCGTCGGCCTCCTCAACGTCGACGGCTACTACGACTCGCTGCTCGCCTTCATCGACAAGGCCGTCCACGAAGGCTTCGTCACGCCGGCGGCTCGCCACAtcatcgtcgccgcgcgcACCCCGTCCGAGCTGCTCTCCAAGCTGGAGGACTACGTGCCGCACGACGCCTCCATGCTGGAGCAGCACCAGCACAACTGCTCCCCCAACCCCGACATGCCACGCTAG